The Deltaproteobacteria bacterium HGW-Deltaproteobacteria-18 nucleotide sequence TCAATTCGCCCTGGATCAGAAACGCGAAAGCGTGACCATGGCCCACAAGGGCAACATCATGAAGTTCACGGAAGGCGCTTTTCGAAACTGGGGCTATGAGCTTGCCGCAGAGGAGTTTTCCGGAGTGGTCGTTCGGGAGGGTGAGGAGTGTTGCCCCCCCGGCAGGGTTGTGCTTCAGGACAGAATTGCCGACGCCATGTTCCAGGAAGTGCTCATCAGGCCCGAGAGATACGATGTTATCGCCACTCCGAATCTGAACGGCGATTATCTTTCCGACGCTCTTGCCGCTCAGGTTGGAGGACTTGGCCTGGCTCCGGGAGTGAACATGAGCGGCGATCTGGCATTTTTCGAGCCCACGCATGGGACCGCCCCCACAATTGAGGGGAAAGATCTCGCCAACCCCGGCAGCCTGATCCTCTCGGGCGCGTTGATGCTTGACCATGTGGGATGGAATGAAGCCGCCAATAAAATACGCAAAGCCGTTGAATTGGCTATCTCGGAGGGTCGAGTCACTGTTGATCTGGCCGGACAGATGGCCAATGCAAGCCAGGTTGGATGCGTTGAATTCGGTCAGATTTTGCTTGCCAATCTCGAAAAAGTTTAATGCCAATGATGGTTTGTTGTGTCGCTCTGTGCGCATAACATGCTAATGTTCTTGCATTTTTCTTTGACGAGCATTGAGATATGGTCGAACATTGTTGTGGAAGAGCGCGAGGACAATGAATTTAATATGGCACGTAGCTTGATTTTGAATCATAATGCCGTGCTTGCCCAGAGCATCTGTTTTGGCAGGGTTTAATGTTCAAGGGTTTTATGAGCCGCCATTTCGATAACTCTAGTCTTCGCTTCTGTTGCCTTTTTTTGGTTTGAGTTTTCATTGGTGAGCATATCGGCCGATTTGTTTACAGCGTTTCACAGTAACGTCCGGTTGAGTGGATGTTTTTTTCCGGATCGGCATTGCTTGGTTGGCACAGGCCCGGTTCTTCAAAAAGAACCGGGCTTTTCTCTTTCAAACGGATATCTCACTGCTTCAGCAGGAAAAAAGCCGGCTTAGATGTTTGACAGTTTAAGCGATGATAAAACCGGGAAAATGGAGAGTTTTGAGGAAAGAAAGCAGTTGTCGCGATCTTTTAATTCGGAGCAGAAAGCTTAATTGCGAGTGATTTGGTTCGTTCGTTACGTATCGATAAAAATATCAGATGGTGTTATGGCGTTGACTTTTGCGCAGGTGGACAGAATGAATTTTGTTTGTGACGATGGATTAAGTTTCAAAAGGCAGAGAGATGATTATTTTGTTCACTGTTTTTCAACGCATTATTTCTTGCATGGACTGAATGTTTTGTGCTAATAAATTAACTATCGACGAGTAAATGCAGGGTTTTGGGTGAAGAAAAAAACCGTTGAGGATATAACGCTGTGAAAAAATTAGGTTTTTTTTCTAAGAAAAATGCCGGCGTCGGTTTGGATCTTGGAAGCGAATGGTTGAAAATGGTAAAGATTCGGCCGGGAAAAGGTGATTTTATTCTGGAAAGTATTTCCAGAAGTCCATGGCAACCTGGTGACCTTGACAATAATTCGGCAACGGCAAAAAAAATCGCAGGACTTTGGTCGCAGCTTCTGCTCAAGGAGCAGGTTGTCGCTTCGTCAATGGCGGGGCATGCGGTTATCGTCAAACGTGTCACTTTCGAGTCTGATTCACCCAAGACTTTGGGAGACACTGTCCACAAAGACGCACGTCAGTACATTCCTTTCGATATCAACGATGTTTACCTCGATTTTCAAATTCTAGGCCCTGGCGCAAAAGAGAAGAGCTACGACGTTTTGCTTGTGGCCAGCAAGAAAAAGGTTGTGCAGAACTTGAGCGACGTGATCACCCAGTCCGGTCTGTCTCTCTCTGTGATCGATGTCGATTCTTTTGCGATATGCAACAGTTTCGAATACAACTACCCTGAGCTTCAGGACAAGCCTGTTTATCTCCTGGATATTGGTGGTGCGCAGAGCGTATTTTGCATTTATCACAATGCACAGCCAGTATTTTTGCGCGAAGTGTCGTTTGGCGGACGGGTAGTTACTGAATCGCTGGCATCCATTCTCAACTTGAAAAGGATGGAAGCTGAGAAGATCAAGTTGGGCGGCAAGGACAACCTTGACGACAAGAATGCCAAGGCCGTTGCCGACGCCGTGAACAAGACTTTCAAGAATTGGTGTGACGAACTGAAGCGCCTTATAGGGTTCTACCATTCATCTTCAAGCAATGTCGTGCCTGCAGAGTCGCTTTATCTTTCTGGTGGCGGGGCTTTGTTTGGTGGACTCAAGGATGTTTTTCAGAACGAACTTGGTTTGGATGTTCAGTATCACAATCCGTTCCGGAAAATTTTTGTCGACAGGAATTCTTTTCAAAAAGAATACCTTGAAGAAATAGGCCCGCAAATGGTTGTTCCTTTTGGCCTTGCCTTGAGAGCAATATAATATTGGAAGCCAGCTATGATCAAAATTAATTTACTTCCTCAGCAAAAGCGAACAAAATCAACAAATATTGAAAAAAGCTTTGTTTTTTTCGTGTTTGGAGTGCTTCTGGTGCTTGGGTCCGTTTTTGCCGTAGACTATTATTTTTCCGCTCAGCTTGCTGATTTGAATGCGTCCGTGTCCCAAAAAACGCAGACTAAGACGCTTTTGGAAAAAGAGGTCGCCAAGGTCAACCAGACCATGCAGGAACTTCAGGATATCGAAGGAAGAATCAAGATCATCAAGCAGGTGCGTCTTCGTCAGGGCTTGCCCGTCAAGTACATCGATGAGGTTGTCACCAATATTCCGCAGAACAAATTGTGGGTCGAAAAGTTCAATGTTGATGCCAGTGGTAACATTGCACTCACTGGAGTGGCCTTGGACAATCAGGCTTTTGTCAGCTTCGTTGAAAGGCTTCGTCTGTCGAAATATATAGCCAGTGTGGACACACGAAGAACGTCCCGCCGTGAAATTGACGGGCTTGGACTGGTTTCTTTCGAGTGTTCCGTCAAGGCCCAGGAGTATTTCGAGAACACAAGTACGAATGGAACAACAAATGGATAAATCTACAGTTTCCAAAAAATTTGCGGAATTGTCATCCCTGCAACTGATCCTGATACTGCTCGGGTTGGCGGGGTTGGTTTACGGGGCATATTGGTACTTTGTCCTCGATGGCAAACTGACCCAGATCGCCAAAGCCGGGCAAACCATAGAGAAACTCGACAAGGATATCGCCCTTTACCGAGCACAGGTAGCCAAACTGCCGGAATTGGAACGTAGCTTGTCCTTGCGGAAAAAGGAGCTCTATTACGCCAAGACTCTGCTTCCCGAAGATGCCCGAGCCCTTGAGATGCTACTCGCCTCATTTGAAAAATTGGGCCGCGACGAAAATGTCGAGTTTATACTTTTTCAACCCGGCGCAGAACAAATCCAGGAATTTTACGCAACCCGTTCGGTCCAGTTGCAAATCAGCGGGACATTCCATCGCCTTGTTACGTATTTCGACCGGCTTTCTCGTCTCGATCGGCTTGTAACCATTCAAAACATCACTTTTTCGCCAGTCTCTGATTTTTCTCCGACGGAAAAGTATCTGAATACCAGTCTTGTTCTTCAGGTCTACCGGGCTCTTACAGCGGCTGAAATTGAGGCTCGAGAAGCGCAAAAAAAGCAAAATAAGAAAAAAAAGTGAATGAGACGCCATGAAAGTACACATTTTGATCCTGACAGCTTTGTTTTTTCTCTGTGCGCCTGTGTTTGCCGCCGAGGGAACGACGGATGGGTCCGGTCAGGAATTCCCGGACTGGATAACGTCCCAGAATCCCCCTTATGAAGCAAAGGGCAAAATTGATCCGTTCGTGTCGTTTGTGAAGATTCGCGAGTACGAACTCATGCAGGCTGCCAAAAAGGCAAAAATCGAGAAAAAGGCGGCCACGCCGCTGGAAACGGTCGATGTTCGAAGCTTGAAGCTCATTGGAATTATAAACAAGATGGGTGGAAATGCCATGGCGATGGTTGAACTGCCGGACGGCAAAGGGTATTTGATCCGCCCCGGCATGACAATTGGACTATATGATGGCGTGGTCACTTCTATAGGAAATGAGGTGCTTGTCGTCGAAGAAGATGTCATCGATGTTTTTGGTGAAGCAAAAAAGCGAATAATTAATTTAAGATTGCGGCAAGAGAAGGAGTAGGGTGCTATGAAGATCTTCAGAGCGATATCTGGATTTTTATTTTTTGGTTGTATCGTTGTGCTGACTTCATGCGCAACGCACTCTAAGCCTGCCAACATGGATACAGGTGGTGCGACGGATGTACCTGTTCAAAATCTCCCGACAGTGGTTGTGTCCGAGGCCCTTGGGAAAACGATCATTGACATGCCACTGGATGCCAACACGCAGATTTATGCCGATCATGATTCCGATAAAAATATCAAGGTCTTGTTTACTCCGCCTGTCACTGATTTCGAACTGCCGGTGAATGTGACTTCTCTCGTCAGTGAAATTCAAAAAGACATGGATGGAGAAAAAGTCAAATCCCTGAATATTTTTCTGAATGAAAACAGCAAATTTCTTCTTTCAAAACAATCAGACACTCTTGGCCGCTTGATGCTTGTATCTGACGACACGTCAGTTCCTCAACTTCCGTCGAATTATATCACCTCACTGAATTTCAAACCCAAGAATGATTCTCTGCAGGTCGTCACGTATTCGAGCCTGCCTTTTGAGGTGACTCCCGGGCAAGACGGTGATTTCAAACTGACTTTCCGCAAAGTTCAATTTCAGGACACGTTGTTAAAAAAATACGACGTGACCAAACTCGGCTCTTCGGTTGATTATGTCACCGCGATTAACGGCAATGACGGGAACGCTTATCTTTTGTTCGCCGGTGCGAAGAACCCCGCCTTGTCCGTGCTGCGCAAAGGTGATGAAACACATATCCTGGTAAAGGGTAAAAGCTCGCAGGCGGCACAAGGTGACGTTGCAAGTGTCCAAGCACCGGATACTGCCGAAGCCCTTGCCGATACGGCGAGTGAGATTCAGGAGCTCAACACCCTCTTTCCGGGCATGAAAGAGCGATACACTGGCGAGCGGATATCCATCGATTTACAGGATGCTGACGTCGAGCA carries:
- a CDS encoding NADP-dependent isocitrate dehydrogenase yields the protein MKRKVYFIEGDGIGREVWAAGRPVLDRAVELAFGDGRGFEWVELLAGKKAFEETGTYLPQETLDTLKSADLAMKGPLETPVGKGFRSLNVTMRQTLDLFACIRPIQYFKGIESPVKHPERVNMVIFRENTEDVYAGIEWQAGSPEARKLIAFLRDEMGANVDEQSGIGIKPMTAKGSKRLIRKAIQFALDQKRESVTMAHKGNIMKFTEGAFRNWGYELAAEEFSGVVVREGEECCPPGRVVLQDRIADAMFQEVLIRPERYDVIATPNLNGDYLSDALAAQVGGLGLAPGVNMSGDLAFFEPTHGTAPTIEGKDLANPGSLILSGALMLDHVGWNEAANKIRKAVELAISEGRVTVDLAGQMANASQVGCVEFGQILLANLEKV